A section of the Streptomyces sp. SCL15-4 genome encodes:
- a CDS encoding class F sortase, with translation MAAGAVLLISGVHDEEPPRPSARASSTSAHPAPPPTVRPLPPADPDRIRIAAIGVDAPMTRVGLDATGALRTPPPEEPGLAGWYGDGIAPGSAGTAVVTGHVDTPAGDPGVFYDLGALTEGSTIEIHRADRRTAVFTVHAIELYDKEQFPSKKVYGSSGRPELRLITCGGGYTKDTGYLGNVVVYATLTSVT, from the coding sequence ATGGCGGCAGGTGCGGTACTGCTGATCAGCGGGGTGCACGACGAGGAGCCACCGCGGCCTTCGGCCCGGGCCTCCTCGACCTCCGCGCATCCCGCCCCTCCCCCGACGGTCCGTCCGCTGCCCCCCGCGGACCCGGACCGGATCCGGATCGCCGCCATCGGCGTGGACGCCCCGATGACACGGGTGGGCCTCGACGCGACAGGGGCGCTGCGGACTCCACCGCCTGAGGAACCCGGCCTCGCCGGCTGGTACGGCGACGGCATCGCGCCCGGCTCGGCGGGCACCGCCGTCGTCACCGGGCATGTGGACACACCCGCCGGCGACCCCGGCGTCTTCTACGACCTCGGCGCCCTGACCGAGGGCTCCACCATCGAGATCCACAGGGCGGACCGGCGCACAGCGGTGTTCACCGTCCACGCCATCGAGCTCTACGACAAAGAACAGTTCCCCAGCAAGAAGGTCTACGGCAGTTCCGGCCGGCCCGAGCTCCGGCTGATCACCTGCGGCGGCGGCTACACCAAGGACACCGGCTACCTGGGCAACGTAGTGGTCTACGCGACGCTGACCTCGGTGACGTAG